Part of the Eleginops maclovinus isolate JMC-PN-2008 ecotype Puerto Natales chromosome 3, JC_Emac_rtc_rv5, whole genome shotgun sequence genome is shown below.
ctttacaccactgttaATAACTGTTTATCTCATCATATTTCAGTCTTTACTCTGTTTGACATAACAGAGTGTGTGGCTTCCCCTTTGCAGAGGGCGTGCCCTGAAGCACAGCTGGGGGCGGCGATGGGGAACAACATGCTCTGTGTATACAAGCCAGCAGCGTTAAGACAACAACCCCGTCAGACttcatcacagaacatcacagataCCTCAGGCGCTGTAAATCACTCCATTCAACAGACTGGTGACAGAGAAGACCACCTGTTACAGATTTCAAAGCTTAACCGTTTCTGACATGCACTTTGATAAATGTAAGTACTTTTAATTTTGGCAGAACATTTTATCACTGGTATTGTTATTAGAGTGCAGCTTTATACTTTAATGTtgaatgttttaatgttgaCAACTATTACTTTTTTAAGTTTCTGGACAACATACACTTAAATATGTTAAGTTTTTATTAATTCGTCATTGTGTTATTGGCAGCAATACAATGAAGAGTCTTTTAAactttgattatatttaaagCCTAACATAACATAGCTATACCTCGAACATCAACAAATagattttgttttcacattttttggtAGTTTGTATTCTAAATATGACTGacctttttaattatgttttaaaattaaACTGTGTGTCATAGCAAATACATCTATTTAATATTAAACACATATCTACGGAAAAGTGCAGTTGAGAGATACCCTAAGGCTTTCTTTCAGTTTACTTTGAATGACGGCTTAATTCTGGAGAATCCAAGAGTCAGGACATCATTTGGGGAAACCCTAATACGCCCCCCACCCCTGCAGGCTTGTTTCATTTCCCCTTTAAATTATTGCCAGACAAGCAAAAAGTTTGTGTCCTCTTTGGCACAGGCTTGAGCGATCacatattttgaaatgcttgcTGGGTTCTGTTAAACCACAAAATGAGGAAATTGGCCCTgtgctgctttttttgtttctatctaTGGCGAGCCAAAAGAGAAAGGTTGTCGGAATCCCCGACTTCCCACGCACATGAGTCAATGTCCAGGGGTTTCCAGTATACTTATTTGAATATAGCACAGAATAGCCCAATGTCGTGTGGGGGCAGTAACCaacatctttgtgtgtttttgcctaTGTCCTCTAACTCTTAGAGGAAGCATTAAAAGCCACTATCCTCTCATAGTTTCTCTTTTAGTTCTATCAGCTGGTATTTACTGTTTAACACATATGTGTATTTGCATGTTGCAGCATTACATCATCTGTAAAAAGGCCATAGGTGGCATTTAGGGGTAAAGATCAGATGAGTCAGGTTGAAGTCGAAAATGAAACTTAGCGTCACTGAAATTTACTCTCTGAAGTGACCTTTATTGTGTGGTGGGGGCAGATTGCACACAGACCTTTTGTTTAGGACAGTTGAATGTAGAAGTGTGGATTTTagagtcagacagagagagagaagacgtGATAAACTGACAGAAATCTCAATTCCATGAACTCACACTACTCTCTCACTGGTGGaatttgcatattttgtttAAGGAAGTCAACCCTCTTTGTATATGCCTTTGGTAAGAGAGCAGTCttgacaaatgacaaaagaacatgtcccttcttcttctttctctaaGACATGTAGATGCATTAGAAGGCACAAGGAAACTACACGTGTGGAGGTGACGTGCCTGTGAcaaaccaaaggcaggaagatgTGGTTCTGTTAGCGTAACGGAGCAAGACAGGAACATGTCATAGAAAAAGGGCAGTGGTTATCCCGTGCTCAAGGTTTTCTGATGAATCTGTCTGGTTTTGCtggtttttctgttttcctaaAGGAGGAGGTATCTCAGAGCTTTATCTTTTATCTCCAGTTCCATACACAGGGTGGAAATATCACTTAATCTTTCACGTGTGGGGTGAAGCTGTCGAGGAAACATAATAAGCTTTACGGTGTCACCATGTCAGCTGGAAACATCAGAGTTctgttttgtaatattttctcctgttttactCACCTGGTaaatggaaaaaatacattttttgttatcAGCAGGGGAAAACATACTCATATATAATGGATATTATGTACCATTGTTTGCAGGGGAGCAGAAATGACTTGATGGAGAAACTGAGcaggcaaaataaaaacaaactaagaATTTGTTCAGACCTTCATTACATTAAATACAAGCTTGCATCATAATACATATCTTATACTTCTATGGCCTCATACTTGTCAGTCTATATGTTTATCATGTGGTTTAATGCCAATTTaatgcttacatttttttaatgaattgtttaattattcagtttttgcaacaaacaaaaacttaaGTCGTTGGTTCTAAATATGGGATTTTGCTGTTATCTGAGatgaaacaaaccaaaacagttTGCCTTGTTAATCCTCTAACATTATATTGACCATATGGTTCAAAAAAGCATAGCAGCAGCAGATAATGgataatgtaaaaaacagtTGATGTTCAAGCTTTTGTTCTAGAATATCCATCGTATGTGatcaaaaaatgacaaaaatagtcaTACTTTTTCTTTCAGCGCCAAAAGAGAAGCCGTGTTCCACTCTGCCCACAGTGAAGAAACTCTTGGAGCAGAAGAGAAGGCGAGAGACATCGTCTGTGCCCCCCTCCTGCTCTACAGCCAGCACACCTTCTGCTCCCCCAACTACTACTGCTACAGTAAGGCATTGCACACAGAGAAGATGCTCAGCTCACTTAAGATAATGACATACAGATGTGATTGTTTGAATTACATCTCCTTCTctatctctttctttccttttcagttGTCTCTAGCAGAATCATTTACTTGTTcaggtaagacacacacacattctgccCAACCCTTGTCTGGTGATATTCTATTACGCTTGGTATATCTTATTCCTCGGGGATGATCAGAGCATTGTTGTCCAAAAATCCTTAATGAGTCACACTGCTGCTCTAAATGACATGTTTCTTTGCTATATAGAATATGGGAACTTCAGTTTATTTGAAGCAAATGTACCTAAACTATCCCGAGCCAATACACATTTCTACTCCTGATTagggacattttcttttaaatgtaagtatATATTTGTGACCTGTTTATTGTAAAGATGTACTGGCTTTGAGAGCCACAGACAGGAAAGTGGTTTTGGTCTGTTTTGGGGATTTATTGATAAAAATGTAGAATATCACCAGCCTttaatcattcattttcatgcCACACCAAGTTTAAATACTACTGAGTCTTCTCTATTCTAGGTGCATCAAGCAGCTACTCAGACATGGCAGTGAGTTCATGGCAGATGCCCCAGGAGTCTACCCACAGTTATTACCCCAGCCATCCCGGACCCAGCTTTGCTGCAGCCTACAGCCTCCCAATGACAACTGAGTATGctacacagcagcagctccagggaTTTATAGATACAATGCCATATGTAAGAAATCTGGTTGATATAGGCTTTCTATTAACATGCTGTATCTGTATCATACCTTTATGATGGGTTGACCTTTATGACCTGCATCCTTCTGAGTAGGAGGGCCCAATGTCAGTGGCAGATCCCAGTATGGCGTCGTCTTGGTCAGTCCTGGGTCCCGGTCAGGCGGAACAGCTGAGTTTTGGTTCGGCGATAGACATAGCCAGGCTGGAAGAGGCCCGGATGCTGCTCAATGGGATGGACTACAGCAGAGCTACAGGGCAGGATGAAGACGGAGACACGTGAGTCCTTATAGTGAATGCATGTGTTCAATAGTGAGTTCTGTTGTTTATATATGTTTCTGTATATCTTCTGGTGGGAACCAGAGTTTATATACTtccataaaaaatgtgtttcagtcacaAGCTAAAAGGGAGATCCACATGTGCTGCTTTGTAATCCTAGAGAGACTAAGCAAACCAAACGATGTCAATGAATCACCCGCTCATGCTCAATTATTAGGAATTCAGATAAAATGTAGAGACAAATCAACTGTGGAAGGGAATAGTGTGAAATTGGTTGCAGGGATTACCACAATTTTCCAGCCTGATTTAAATCTAATTCACAATGTGCTCTTGTTCTGTCAGCATCCTTCACATCTACACTGCCAAGGGGCTCAGGGAGTGTGCCtatgctgcagcagagaggctgaggGACATAGGCAGGCTTGATGCCAAAGAGCACAAGGGAAAGGTAGGAACACTAAATGTTACAAAGTGTGCACTCTTTTTTACACAATACATGTACATTACAAACAGGATGATTATTCCTAAAGTTGCATGTTAAATGTGCTTGTGCAGACTGCTTTACTGGTGGCGGTGACGGCCAACCAGCCAGAGATTGTGCAAGATCTGCTGTCATTTGGATCGGACATCAATGCATATGATGTTAAAGGACAAACTGCCCTTCACTTGGCTGCCCACTATGGTTTACCTGGGGTTCTGCAGGTAGAGCAGCAACTGTACAGAATAACATTTGTATCACAGAACTTTAGAAAACCGAGCTTTCAATTGTTGACCTTAATGTTTCCTTTCTTACAGGCAATTCTGTCTAGCAGGCCGTCTGTCAACCTGGAGGCCCGCAATTATGATGGTAACTTAATGCTGTTTCAATGCAACGTTGTGTAACGTTAGCCATACATTATACTGTAGTTGGACAGAGTTTTCCAAAGTAAATATCATTAGGGCTTTAATTCAAACATGCGCCTTGTTCTTTGCCTCAGGTATGACTCCTCTGCACTGCGCAGCCATTTCTCACAATGCCACTATGAAGGCGTTCCCAAGCATCGGACTGGCAGATGTTGGTCTTCAGACCATGGCTGACGAGAAACTTTCCTGTGTGCAGATGCTCCTCCAGTCAGGGGCGTCCCTGCTCAGCCAGGTTTACAGCTCTCCTTTTTCTAAATCTTACATAGATCTATAGATCTGTAACAATAAATGATTGAATGGATACGTTAGCGGTAAGGTACAGAAGCATCAAAGTCCAATACTTCAAACCCTGACCTTTCAGTCAGCATAAACGGTTCAAAGGGGAAGTGCCCAAGTTTATCTCACCATGATTATGTCATAATACTAACTATTCCCCCTGCTCTCACTTTGGTTTTTCTCTTACTTGTTTGACAACTAACTGTCAAAGTGTGACTTGTGGATTAATCatctgttggtttttttttacatcaatttCAATTCTGCATTTCCAGGAAATCAAAAGTAACAAGACTGTGCTGCACTTGGCTGTAAAGGAGGGAAATATTGATCTGGTGACTTATCTGCTGAGGATTCCCCTGCCAAACATTAAAGACTTCATCAACTTGAAAGTGAGTCCCAAACAGACAGCAAACTTATAACTGACTCTTTAAATACAGCCGTGGAAGAAATTAAGAGGCcgcttcagcattataattttctcttgttttattatttataggtatgtctttgagttaaacgattttttaaaatgtatttataatattctataaactactgacaatttctctGTGTGgaaattcaacacacactggaatggctgccatacatgtagagataaagatttaagaaaaatttggagtggactcttaattttttccggagctgtatttgtgtttatgagCAAGCAAAAACTGTATACATACCTGAGTGTAAACAATCTGATTCATGCCGCATTTCGTCGCCACAGGCGCATGGCCACACAGCACTACACATGGCAGCTGGTCTCCATGGTAACCCCCACCAGGAGGAGattctgcagctgctgctgcaaagaGGAGCTGATCCAAGCATCCGCAACCTCGAGAACGACCAGCCAGCTCACCTGCTGCAGATCGGGCCCGAGGGAGATAAGGTGAGCCGCCCCTCCTTTTAACAGGCAGCCAAAGCATAGAGTTCAGTCCTGCTCAATTCCATAAcaaccttatttatttattattttttagctCAAGCTCATGCTGAAGAAACGAAGTGCTTCATCTCGTCGACGTATTGTGTCCTTGCAGGACCAGGAATGATTTGAAAATCCAAACATGTAATCCTCCTTTGGAGGGAATGAAAAGTTGCCTCTGTTAGGAAGGGGATTTaagtttattattatgttgttttGGGAGTCTCTGGCCTATTGGGAGATTAAGCTCTCTATATAATTCACATTGGATTATTCAAATGATGCTTTAGTGCATTTTGTCTAAAATTACATGTATTTAGAGTctataaaaaatacttttttacaaacAGCGCAAAGTGTTCATGTGTAGGTGCAGCATTTCATTGCAAAATATGATAGCCTCCATGGATATCTTTTCACAAAATGTTAGTATTTAAATATCTGACTGTGTAACACTgtaatattgtgtatttatttttggtcaAATTGATAGATTAccattttgaaatgaaagtcTTTTAGTGGCAGAAATGGAAAGCATTAGTTATCTTCGAACAGCAGAATGTATAGACGATGCTGAGGAAGGTGGAGTAATTTCTCTTACAGGCTAAACTCCCAGTCTAACGTTGATTTCTATGAAATCGTTTGTACGACCTCAGGGACAATGCCCCTGAAACCTTTCTGATTCTCATGAAAATCCCCCATCATGTAAGTTTTCATATTGATAAACTGAGTGATGGTTCTGATTTCAGTCAGCATGTGTGcttatgttaaaaatatatatgttaaaaataTGACAAGAAGCTATCACattatttatcacatttttcTGTATGCATCATACCGACGTGCGTAATATCAagtacattttttctttgtggGGAAAAAGAAACTTGACTGTGAAAACTATTATGTATCTGAAACTGATTGTGACACAGAGTGTTCTTATGACAGAGACATTACATGAGTAAGTGCGGTGACTAACTGTACATTTTGGCAATGAgtcatgaataaaatacaataacactgtatttcaatttccatgtaaatgttttgatgtTAAGGGAACCATTAgaatattatcattatatttattgattgaAATTAGAGGGATAGCAAATACACTATCCCACTAGAGGACTTTTTTCTAAGCCCAATTTTCATTTTGACCAGTTTTACATTAAGCTGTGCctcactttttttaattcatgcaAGATACCTGTAAAGCACAAAAGATAGATGATGATTAAACAACATTATGATAATTACATTGTCTGATATCTACATCATATTTAGATCACTTATGATCATTTCAAGCAACATTAAAGACAATGATAAATGATGGTGAGTAGAGGAgatctttatttgaaacattggctttttttttatccagcaTTACCGAAAATAAAACAggtataataatattaatatactatgatatatttcattttagCATTTTATATTTGGCCATGTGTTTCTCGTTGTTCTGTAATGATAaaagcaaactgaaaaatataaaataaaggcaAAACACAATTGTAACAATGAATTAATGCATGCAATTCCACATTTCGACCTGGAGATTTTGTCTATAAATATGTAATCATGCTCTTGATTTTGTTCTTTTACCGAGTATtgtgaggaagagagacatttgttttgcatttgttttattcaatttaaGTAGGATGCCTTATCAAGTGTTACGGGagcatttcttttcttttaacccCACACAATACCGAGCAATCTTTAGATAGAAATTTTGTTCACTTATTGTAAGACTTTCTATACACTTCAGAGGGAGACAAGATGAAACCAGGCTATGATGTGTTGTAAAACCTTGTTTAAATGCCCAACCAGTTGGCAGAGATATATTAGCCATAACAGTTCTTGTGTGTCTTCCGTGGCATGGTTCCTGTGATGACTTCCTCCCTTCCAAGTATACACCGTAGTTTCTATACAGTTTGAGGAGGCACTGCACAAGAAAAGGTAACAAAACAGAGCGATTTGCAGTGTGAAAGTCAGCATTATTGAGTATAAaaagatcctgaggagagaAGTGAACTTACCCTCTGTCTTTGGAACCGGGGTACCAGATAAGCTGGACCTGCAATAAAAAATGAGGAACTAAGTAAACCTTTGTACTGTAATGACTTCATCAAAATTGCTGATTATGATATAAACATGAAACAGTGGCCACAACTTTAACATAGCAAAGGAAGTTAAAGCCACAGGGTTCTGAGGTAACTGAGGTGTGTCTTGGggccaaaatgcagatttttgtTCAGTTCAAACAGCAGCACTCGTGTTTGTTCTCATGTTGCAATACAAGCGTCATGCAATCAGATTATATCAGATAAATATACACTTCCTACTCACTACCAACACATACAGAGAGTGGTTTAAAGAGCAAGCACTGCGATAAGGACATCATCAAAGCACTACCCACATGTGATTTGTCATACAGGGTAAAGACTCTTTAATGTGTTGGAAGTGTGTTTTGGGGTTGGTATGCAGAAAAGGAAAGGGTTTTTTGAGAAGAGGCAACTAGAGCAGGGATAGGAAAAGCTGTGGAAAACTCATTTTTAGTCAAACAACAATACTGTAAAGGTTTCTTATATACATTTGCGGGGTTTTCCCATTTGAGTCAAATTCATACAACATGCACAGGCGAATCATCCACTGAGCCTTGCACAATTCTTACTTGGATGAGGATTTTACACAATTTGTGAATTTTTTACCTGTTTGAGGAATGATAGATTAGTAACAGTGAAAATGTGCTTATGCATAATGTGAGAAAGCctctttattaaaatgataattgAGAGAAAGTCTGAACTTACTGAGGGCTATTAAAATGCCAGCGACAAACATGATTACAGCAAGGACGACACCCGTGGTCCGCAAAGTATCATAATCTACAAGAGAGAAACTTATTGCAGTTTATGATGAACCTGAAACATTGTAAATAACATGTAGCAAAAAAGAACATCATTTGATATGTTTAACAGGCTTTTCATTTTTGATAGTAGATTGTGTAAATCTTACCATAATCAAAGTCACTTCTGTCTGGAAACATTGTTTCTGCAAAGAAAGAGTGGGGTCAGTGATATAAAAGAGAATAGTGTTACTCTGAGTTCAGCACCATGCACAGCCAGGTTTGCAGCTCCTCAGATCTGCAGGCTTGGCTCCAAAACTCCTCAGGAGGATTTTTTTCCCTGAGAGGAGCTCAATGCAGCATCTTTgctcagcagaaaaaaaagatgcacCATGGAAAAAAAGTGGGTTACAGGCCAGCAGCAGGAAACCCCTGGTATCATTAAAGCAGCAGAGAAGAAAGGGAGCTTGGAATGCAAAATATAGTGTTTGAAAGGTGATTTAGAGTTTAAGAAGCCTCTTGAAATGATTGCTGTTTTTTGATACAAATATATCTAGTGTTAACCAggacaaatgctttttttttgctaGTATAAGCAGTCTTTGCCAAATTGAATATCTGGGCGTCAATAATGCGGCTTGCATGTTGCTGAACCCTCACTCCCCTGTGGCTGAGCTGGCAGCCTGTATTACTTTCCAGCCTTTTCTCTTTGTCAATAAAGACTCCTCAGTTGAAGAGATAGAATTGGTCAACTTATATCGTATAATTTGTTAGACGTATTCATTTATTAGCAGAGGatttatgaattaaaataaaaaagtatttaaaataacgTTATAACACTGATCTATTAATCAGCAGTACATTGGGTTCTGGGTCTGAAACAACAATGCAGCAGGCTAATTAACtacaaagttaaaataaagtaaaaataaataaaacagtcaTCCAAATTAAATTACAACTCACAAAATGATCACACCTATAGGAACCAAACAAGTCAATTTAGTTCAACAAAGGCAATCATTATAGCTTACAGCtgttatacatatttaaaatgtatatcccaaaagagagaaaaaacaatcaaaccTGCGGTGGCCATGGCTGCACAGTAGAGATGTGGAAGAGCTCCGTCTTGCAGATCTTTTGCAGGTTGCTGGGTTGCTGTTTGGATATGGACCGAGGTGGCAGTACAGGACAGCCTGCAGAACTGCTTCAGAGCCTCTTTGAGAAATGCAACAGCCCTCTGGTGGCCACCACCCTACATTACATCCATAGGGGTGGAGTTCTGCCAACGAGGGGAGAAATCTATCAGGATGCGGACTACAACAGGAGGCAGTGGGTAGCCAGTGTATCCCAAATtctaaatacaaaatagaaaaataaactacaatttGAAGACtgctgttattttgtttgtgtaaagtAGCTTTTGCGCTAAGAGTCCCACCAGTCTCTTAGTTATACTGCCTTATAATACACAGAAATGTTGCTTGCTTGCTCAAAATACCCCAGTTTCTATCCTATGTGTTATGCAGTGCAATCCTGTTCCTGCAACACCATTAAGAAATAGCCTACATATGCAGCTTTTACATTCGTAGAGCCTGCCAGATTCAATACGGCTGAAAATCTGCCAATAAAACAGCACTAAACAGAGAGATAGGTAAAattaagtgttgttgttgttttttaaaattctttaAACACATCCTTATCCAAGTGCTGCACAATGCAGCACATTAATCATTCACACTCCCTGCTGGATGCTACTACTGCATGTGTAACTGAAGTGTGTGCAGCGTCAGCAGAAGCAGGAGTGCAGCATAGAGGGATGTTCCCTGGTCTACTTGTAATGaccaagaaaataaaaggatgatgcgtaaaaaaaataaagagaccttttcaaacatttgctttattattttgcatCAATTTTTAGgtcacaaaaatacaaatgagaatCACAATATTCAGACCATTTAAAGATGACACACTTTGCAGTAACAGTTTTcgataataaaaacatttaaaaataaaataaaacaagcacaGTAACATTATGAAATTAAAGAAAGCTTCTTGTGCTCATGGAAAGATTGTCCTCATCTTTGATCAAGGTatctgctgccatctactggGCAGTCGGAAGCACTTGTGGAAAAGAGGTAGAGGATGAGGTTAATTTGTCAAGGGAAAAAATCTCATAAAGCTTCCATTCGTAAAATTGACTCAGAATTGTTGATAAAACACTGACCttatctccactgctctttGTCTGTATGTCTACTGAGCTGTAGAAAgagttttttaattaaaataacatttaaaataaaggcaATACGTCCATTCAATAGGCATTTCAGATTAATATTATACAAAAACGTATTTACCAATTGGAAC
Proteins encoded:
- the LOC134862443 gene encoding NF-kappa-B inhibitor delta isoform X1 is translated as MTKIVILFLSAPKEKPCSTLPTVKKLLEQKRRRETSSVPPSCSTASTPSAPPTTTATLSLAESFTCSGASSSYSDMAVSSWQMPQESTHSYYPSHPGPSFAAAYSLPMTTEYATQQQLQGFIDTMPYEGPMSVADPSMASSWSVLGPGQAEQLSFGSAIDIARLEEARMLLNGMDYSRATGQDEDGDTILHIYTAKGLRECAYAAAERLRDIGRLDAKEHKGKTALLVAVTANQPEIVQDLLSFGSDINAYDVKGQTALHLAAHYGLPGVLQAILSSRPSVNLEARNYDGMTPLHCAAISHNATMKAFPSIGLADVGLQTMADEKLSCVQMLLQSGASLLSQEIKSNKTVLHLAVKEGNIDLVTYLLRIPLPNIKDFINLKAHGHTALHMAAGLHGNPHQEEILQLLLQRGADPSIRNLENDQPAHLLQIGPEGDKLKLMLKKRSASSRRRIVSLQDQE
- the LOC134862443 gene encoding NF-kappa-B inhibitor delta isoform X2, producing MHFDKSPKEKPCSTLPTVKKLLEQKRRRETSSVPPSCSTASTPSAPPTTTATLSLAESFTCSGASSSYSDMAVSSWQMPQESTHSYYPSHPGPSFAAAYSLPMTTEYATQQQLQGFIDTMPYEGPMSVADPSMASSWSVLGPGQAEQLSFGSAIDIARLEEARMLLNGMDYSRATGQDEDGDTILHIYTAKGLRECAYAAAERLRDIGRLDAKEHKGKTALLVAVTANQPEIVQDLLSFGSDINAYDVKGQTALHLAAHYGLPGVLQAILSSRPSVNLEARNYDGMTPLHCAAISHNATMKAFPSIGLADVGLQTMADEKLSCVQMLLQSGASLLSQEIKSNKTVLHLAVKEGNIDLVTYLLRIPLPNIKDFINLKAHGHTALHMAAGLHGNPHQEEILQLLLQRGADPSIRNLENDQPAHLLQIGPEGDKLKLMLKKRSASSRRRIVSLQDQE